Genomic DNA from Candidatus Eisenbacteria bacterium:
CGAGCGCCCGGCCGAGACACCGGAAGCCGCCTCCGAATACCACCCCGGGAACGCGAACACCGAGGAACCGAGTGGTGGGTTGGGCTGCGCAAACGCCGAAGCGGCAGTGAAAAGAGCGATGGCAACCGTCAATCCGGCCGCCGGAAGCGGGCTGAAGCGAATGGGCATGTCAGGCTCCGTACTTGTCGAGCCGCCCGGCGTGGGCAAGGAGTACCGCCATCAGGTCCTTGCTGGCAAGGGTCCCGATCGTCCCCGCCCGCGCCGCCTTCTCGTTGAAGCGGGGATATCCGTCGGCGAACGCGAGCCCGCCATGTACCAGGCACGGGATCGGGTGCCACGAATGCGCCTTCATCGGGACCGGAGTCGAGTGGTCACCCGTGACGCACAAAACGTCGGGCGCGAGCGCGAGCAGTTGCGGCAGCGCCGCGTCGGTCTGCTCGATCACCTTCACCTTGGCGTCGAAGTTTCCGTCCTCACCCGCCATGTCGGTGCCTTTGATGTGAATGAAGAAGAAATCGAACGCGGACCACTGCTGACTGGCGAGCGCGAATGCCTCGGCGCCACCCTCGCCGTTCGGCACGAAGCGCTCCATGCCCGCAAGCTCCGCGACGCCGCGATACATCGGATAGGCGGCGATCGCCGCGGCGCGCAGGCCGAAGCGCTCGCGGTAGCCCTCTAGATGAGGGCGCGCCGACAACCCGCGCATCAACGCCGCATTCGCGGGCGACTCGGCGCGCAGCACTTCCGCCGCGCGCTTTGCGAAAGCGTTCACGATCCGCGCGGTCTTGTCGTTTGCAGCGCCCGCGACGAGCGCGCGCGCCGCCGGGATCGGCTTCCCTTCCTTGTGCGGATCGGCATCGCTGACGTCACCGCCGAGACCGGGGCCTCGCAACACCGCGACGAAGCGATGGCCCTTCCCCGCCTGCAGCAGGATCTCGACATCCTCGATGCGACCGACCTCGGCCGCGAGCCTGGCGACCAGGCGCGCGCACACCTCGGTGTCGATGCGGCCCGCGCGTCGATCGGTCACGACTCCCGCGCCGTCGACGGTGCAGAAGTTCGCGCGCGCCGCGACGTCGCCCGGCGCGAGTGCGATGCCGGCGCCGAGCGCTTCGAGCACACCGCGTCCGACCACAGTCGTGATCGGGTCGTAGCCGAACAGGCCGAGATGTCCCGGGCCACTGCCGGGTGTGATGCCGGGTGCGACCGGCACCAGGCGCCCCTGCGAGGCGGCGGGCGCGAGCGCGTC
This window encodes:
- a CDS encoding 2,3-bisphosphoglycerate-independent phosphoglycerate mutase, which produces MLVNDLLRPLLLENSSKIVLLVLDGLGDLPHPAHGGRTPLEAARTPNLDALAPAASQGRLVPVAPGITPGSGPGHLGLFGYDPITTVVGRGVLEALGAGIALAPGDVAARANFCTVDGAGVVTDRRAGRIDTEVCARLVARLAAEVGRIEDVEILLQAGKGHRFVAVLRGPGLGGDVSDADPHKEGKPIPAARALVAGAANDKTARIVNAFAKRAAEVLRAESPANAALMRGLSARPHLEGYRERFGLRAAAIAAYPMYRGVAELAGMERFVPNGEGGAEAFALASQQWSAFDFFFIHIKGTDMAGEDGNFDAKVKVIEQTDAALPQLLALAPDVLCVTGDHSTPVPMKAHSWHPIPCLVHGGLAFADGYPRFNEKAARAGTIGTLASKDLMAVLLAHAGRLDKYGA